A single Musa acuminata AAA Group cultivar baxijiao chromosome BXJ2-1, Cavendish_Baxijiao_AAA, whole genome shotgun sequence DNA region contains:
- the LOC135584573 gene encoding vesicle-associated protein 1-3-like: MSEGGFLDIQPTELKFPFELKKQSSCSMQLINKTDQYVAFKVKTTNPKKYCVRPNTGVVLPRSTCDVTVTMQAQKEAPHDMQCKDKFLLQSVIAENGVTTKDITSEMFNKEPGKVVDEFKLRVVCVPASPPSPVPEESEEGSSPRLSTFENGAQSLKTLDSVSRANEPPREKSSEALAMNSKLPEEKNSAIQQNQKLRQELDQLRKERNGHYGSFSVTFVVLVGLLGALIGYIIKKS; the protein is encoded by the exons ATGAGCGAGGGAGGGTTTCTCGACATCCAGCCGACGGAGCTCAAATTCCCTT TCGAGTTGAAGAAGCAGAGCTCATGTTCCATGCAGCTGATTAACAAGACAGATCAATATGTTGCCTTCAAA GTTAAAACAACCAACCCGAAGAAATATTGTGTCCGCCCTAATACTGGGGTCGTCTTACCCAGGTCCACCTGTGATGTCACCG TCACGATGCAAGCACAAAAGGAGGCTCCACATGACATGCAATGCAAAGACAAGTTCCTACTTCAGAGTGTTATCGCAGAAAATGGTGTGACAACCAAGGACATAACATCCGAAATG TTCAATAAAGAACCCGGTAAGGTTGTTGATGAGTTCAAGCTGCGGGTAGTATGTGTTCCTGCTAGTCCTCCCTCACCTGTTCCTGAGGAATCAGAAGAAGGATCCTCACCAAGGTTGTCAACATTTGAAAATGGGGCCCAAAGTTTAAAAACACTTGATTCT GTATCAAGAGCTAATGAACCCCCAAGAGAGAAATCATCGGAG GCATTGGCTATGAATTCAAAATTGCCCGAAGAGAAAAATTCTGCCATTCAGCAAAATCAGAAGCTTCGACAGGAACTG GATCAGCTGAGAAAAGAACGCAACGGGCACTATGGCAGCTTCAGTGTCACATTTGTAGTCTTGGTGGGTCTTCTAGGTGCTCTTATTGGGTATATCATCAAGAAGTCATAG
- the LOC103992871 gene encoding protein NRT1/ PTR FAMILY 6.3-like — protein MVGLPETDGPGEILSDAWDYKGRPAIRSRSGGWTSAAMILVVELNERLTTLGIAVNLVTYLRGTMHLGTAVSANTVTNFMGTSFMLCLLGGFIADTFLGRYLTIAIFAAVQASGVTILTISTVVRGLRPPACSDLAAGGCVKASGTQLAVLYLALYLTALGTGGLKSSVSGFGSDQFDETNRREKVQMMKFFNWFFFFISLGSLVAVTVLVYIQDNLGRQWGYGLCAAAIGLGLVLFLSGTRRYRFKKLVGSPLTQIAAVMVAAWRKRGLELPSDPSVLHDIDEKQTAAPGAEKGSKKSSAKQRLPRTKQFRCLDRAAIDVNLSTAKPTKWQLATLTDVEEVKIVIRMLPIWATTIMFWTVYAQMTTFSVSQATTMDRRIGRSFRIPPGSLTVFFVGSILLTVPVYDRVVVPVTRRFTGNPHGLTSLQRMGVGLVMSILAMVAAALIEIKRLRVARANPASMEKGATVPVSVFWLVPQFFLVGSGEAFTYIGQLDFFLRECPKGMKTMSTGLFLSTLSLGFFVSSVLVSVVHKVTGESGHGGWLTDNLNRGKLYNFYWLVAVLGSVNLVLYLVAAKWYVYKEQRAVVDDDSMAGVELTEEACCHA, from the exons ATGGTGGGATTGCCGGAAACCGATGGACCAGGAGAGATCCTGTCCGACGCCTGGGACTACAAGGGCCGCCCTGCAATCCGTTCCCGGAGCGGCGGCTGGACCAGTGCTGCCATGATCCTAG TGGTGGAGCTGAACGAGAGGTTGACGACGCTGGGCATCGCGGTGAACCTGGTGACGTACTTGAGGGGCACCATGCACCTGGGCACTGCCGTCTCCGCTAACACCGTCACCAACTTCATGGGCACCTCCTTCATGCTCTGCCTCCTCGGCGGCTTCATTGCGGACACCTTCCTCGGCCGCTACCTCACCATCGCCATCTTCGCCGCCGTCCAAGCTTCC GGAGTGACGATCCTGACCATCTCGACCGTTGTGCGGGGGCTGCGCCCGCCTGCATGCTCCGACCTGGCCGCCGGAGGCTGCGTCAAGGCCTCCGGGACGCAGCTGGCGGTGCTTTACCTGGCGCTTTACCTGACGGCGCTCGGCACCGGGGGGCTCAAATCGAGCGTGTCCGGGTTCGGGTCGGACCAGTTCGACGAGACCAACCGCAGGGAGAAGGTGCAGATGATGAAGTTCTTCAActggttcttcttcttcatcagcctCGGCTCGCTGGTCGCCGTGACGGTGCTGGTGTACATCCAGGACAACCTGGGCCGGCAGTGGGGGTACGGGCTGTGTGCCGCGGCCATCGGCCTAGGGCTTGTCCTCTTCCTGTCCGGGACCAGGAGGTACAGGTTCAAGAAGCTGGTGGGGAGCCCTCTGACGCAGATAGCGGCCGTGATGGTGGCGGCGTGGAGGAAGAGAGGCCTGGAGTtgccgtccgatccttcggtgctgcATGACATCGACGAGAAGCAGACGGCAGCGCCGGGAGCGGAGAAGGGATCAAAGAAGAGCAGCGCAAAGCAGAGGCTGCCTCGCACCAAGCAGTTCCG CTGCCTGGATAGGGCAGCGATCGACGTCAACCTTTCGACGGCGAAGCCCACCAAGTGGCAGCTCGCGACCCTGACGGATGTGGAGGAAGTGAAGATAGTGATCCGGATGCTCCCCATTTGGGCCACCACCATCATGTTCTGGACCGTGTACGCCCAGATGACCACCTTCTCCGTGTCACAAGCCACCACCATGGACCGCCGCATCGGCCGCTCATTCCGGATCCCGCCAGGCTCCCTCACCGTCTTCTTCGTCGGCTCCATCCTCCTCACCGTGCCTGTCTACGACCGCGTCGTCGTCCCCGTCACCCGCCGCTTCACCGGAAACCCCCACGGTCTCACCTCACTGCAGCGCATGGGGGTCGGCCTCGTGATGTCCATCCTGGCCATGGTCGCCGCCGCCCTCATCGAGATCAAGCGCCTCCGGGTGGCGCGAGCGAACCCGGCGTCGATGGAGAAGGGTGCCACCGTCCCCGTGAGCGTCTTCTGGCTTGTCCCGCAGTTCTTCCTCGTGGGGTCCGGCGAGGCCTTCACGTACATCGGCCAGCTCGACTTCTTCTTGAGGGAGTGCCCCAAGGGGATGAAGACCATGAGCACCGGGCTGTTCCTGAGCACACTGTCGCTGGGCTTCTTCGTCAGCTCCGTGCTGGTGTCGGTGGTGCACAAGGTGACGGGGGAGAGCGGCCACGGTGGCTGGCTCACCGACAACCTCAACCGCGGCAAGCTCTACAACTTCTACTGGCTAGTCGCGGTGCTGGGCTCCGTGAACCTGGTGCTCTATCTGGTAGCGGCCAAGTGGTACGTGTACAAGGAGCAGCGAGCGGTGGTGGACGACGACAGCATGGCCGGGGTGGAGCTGACAGAGGAAGCGTGTTGCCATGCATGA